In one window of Prionailurus bengalensis isolate Pbe53 chromosome B3, Fcat_Pben_1.1_paternal_pri, whole genome shotgun sequence DNA:
- the ZNF710 gene encoding zinc finger protein 710 isoform X1, with protein MRRVSLLPVIPSVSCSQGRRRKTSGTDTPRIGQALAECVSACCCVCGINVPFSSRSDALLASRHGMEGFMDSGTQTDAVVVLSLAQAAVLGLVSENELFGATISAEAFYPDLGPELSGTAIGEPGPPGPDIYQLACNGRALEEPAEEEVLEVEAAFEKHTRRKTRPPVRLVPKVKFEKVEEEEEQEVYEVSVPGDDKDAGPGEAPAEAASGGCEPLVQSSAVKMIDLSAFSRKPRTLRHLPRAPRPELDAAPFDPHFPDPARDGFSEAGMALPGPEALPAECGFEPPHLAPLSDPEAPTMESPEPVKPEQGFVWQEAGEFEADSAGATAERHKKAQLDRLDINVQIDDSYLVEAGDRQKRWQCRMCEKSYTSKYNLVTHILGHNGIKPHSCPHCSKLFKQPSHLQTHLLTHQGTRPHKCQVCQKAFTQTSHLKRHMLLHSEVKPYSCHFCGRGFAYPSELKAHEVKHESGRCHVCVECGLDFSTLTQLKRHLASHQGPTLYQCLECDKSFHYRSQLQNHMLKHQNVRPFVCTECGMEFSQIHHLKQHSLTHKGVKEFKCEVCGREFTLQANMKRHMLIHTSVRPYQCHICFKTFVQKQTLKTHMIVHSPVKPFKCKVCGKSFNRMYNLLGHMHLHAGSKPFKCPYCSSKFNLKGNLSRHMKVKHGVMDIGLDSQDPMMELTGTDPSELDSQQETEDFENAYTYAGVHSSTEASVLTEQAMKEMAYYNVL; from the exons ATGCGGAGGGTGTCATTGCTCCCGGTAATTCCAAGTGTGTCCTGTTCCcagggcaggaggagaaagaCGTCAGGGACGGACACACCCCGGATCGGCCAAGCGCTCGCCGAATGCGTGTCTGCGTGTTGTTGTGTGTGCGGCATTAACGTTCCCTTCTCTTCCCGCAGCGATGCCCTCCTAGCCAGCCGCCACGGGATGGAGGGCTTCATGGACTCAGGGACACAGACGGATGCCGTGGTGGTGCTGTCCTTGGCTCAGGCCGCCGTGCTGGGCCTGGTCTCGGAAAATGAGCTCTTTGGAGCCACCATAAGCGCCGAAGCCTTCTACCCGGACCTGGGGCCTGAGCTGTCCGGGACGGCCATCGGGGAGCCCGGGCCCCCGGGCCCCGACATCTACCAGCTGGCCTGCAACGGGCGGGCCCTGGAGGAGCCGGCGGAAGAGGAGGTGCTGGAGGTGGAGGCGGCCTTCGAGAAGCACACCCGGCGGAAGACGCGGCCGCCCGTGCGGCTGGTGCCCAAGGTCAAGTtcgagaaggtggaggaggaggaggagcaggaggtcTACGAGGTGTCTGTGCCTGGTGACGACAAGGACGCAGGCCCAGGGGAGGCCCCCGCCGAGGCGGCCAGTGGCGGCTGCGAGCCCCTGGTGCAGAGCAGCGCCGTCAAGATGATCGACCTCAGCGCCTTCAGCCGCAAGCCCCGGACGCTGCGGCACCTGCCCCGAGCCCCGAGGCCGGAGCTGGACGCGGCCCCCTTCGACCCCCACTTCCCAGACCCGGCCCGGGACGGCTTCTCCGAAGCCGGCATGGCGCTGCCGGGGCCGGAGGCCCTGCCCGCGGAGTGTGGCTTCGAGCCGCCCCACCTGGCCCCCCTGAGCGACCCCGAGGCCCCCACCATGGAATCCCCGGAGCCCGTGAAGCCGGAGCAGGGCTTCGTGTGGCAGGAGGCGGGCGAGTTCGAGGCCGACTCGGCGGGCGCGACGGCGGAGCGCCACAAGAAGGCCCAGCTGGACCGGCTGGACATCAACGTGCAGATCGACGACTCCTACCTGGTGGAGGCGGGTGACCGCCAGAAGCGCTGGCAGTGCCGCATGTGCGAGAAGTCCTACACGTCCAAGTACAACCTGGTGACGCACATCCTGGGTCACAACGGCATCAAGCCGCACTCGTGCCCGCACTGCAGCAAGCTCTTCAAGCAGCCCAGCCACCTGCAGACGCACCTGCTGACGCACCAGGGCACCCGGCCCCACAAGTGCCAGGTGTGCCAGAAGGCCTTCACGCAGACCAGCCACCTCAAGCGCCACATGCTGCTGCACTCCGAGGTCAAGCCGTACAGCTGCCACTTCTGCGGCCGCGGCTTCGCCTACCCCAGCGAGCTCAAGGCCCACGAAGTGAAGCACGAGAGCGGCCGCTGCCACGTCTGCGTCGAGTGCGGCCTGGACTTCTCCACCCTGACCCAGCTCAAGCGCCACCTGGCCTCCCACCAGGGCCCCACCCTCTACCAGTGCCTCGAGTGCGACAAGTCCTTCCACTACCGCAGCCAGCTGCAGAACCACATGCTCAAGCACCAGAACGTGCGGCCCTTCGTGTGCACGGAGTGCGGCATGGAGTTCAGCCAGATCCACCACCTCAAGCAGCACTCCCTCACCCACAAG ggCGTGAAGGAGTTCAAGTGCGAGGTGTGCGGCCGGGAGTTCACCCTGCAGGCAAACATGAAGCGACACATGCTGATCCATACCAGCGTCCGGCCCTACCAGTGCCACATCTGCTTCAAGACCTTCGTGCAGAAGCAGACCCTCAAGACGCACATGATTGTACACTCGCCTGTGAAGCCATTCAAATGCAAG GTGTGTGGGAAGTCCTTCAACCGCATGTACAACCTGCTGGGCCACATGCACCTGCACGCGGGCAGCAAGCCCTTCAAGTGCCCCTACTGCTCCAGCAAGTTTAACCTCAAGGGCAACCTGAGCCGGCACATGAAGGTCAAGCATGGTGTCATGGACATCGGCCTGGACAGCCAAG ACCCCATGATGGAGCTGACGGGCACGGACCCCTCGGAGCTTGACAGCCAGCAGGAGACGGAAGACTTCGAGAACGCCTATACGTACGCTGGCGTGCACAGCAGCACCGAGGCCAGCGTCCTCACCGAGCAGGCCATGAAGGAGATGGCCTACTACAACGTGCTATAG
- the IDH2 gene encoding isocitrate dehydrogenase [NADP], mitochondrial isoform X2: protein MWKSPNGTIRNILGGTVFREPIICKNIPRLVPGWTKPITIGRHAHGDQYKATDFVVDRAGTFKIVFSPKDGSGAKEWEVFNFPAGGVGMGMYNTDESISGFAHSCFQYAIQKKWPLYMSTKNTILKAYDGRFKDIFQEIFDKHYKTDFDKHKIWYEHRLIDDMVAQVLKSSGGFVWACKNYDGDVQSDILAQGFGSLGLMTSVLVCPDGKTIEAEAAHGTVTRHYREHQKGRPTSTNPIASIFAWTRGLEHRGKLDGNQDLIRFAQTLEKVCVQTVESGAMTKDLAGCIHGLSNVKLNEHFLNTSDFLDTIKNNLDKALGQ, encoded by the exons ATGTGGAAGAGTCCCAATGGAACCATCCGAAACATCCTTGGGGGGACCGTCTTCCGGGAACCCATCATCTGCAAAAACATCCCACGCCTCGTCCCCGGCTGGACCAAGCCCATCACCATTGGCAGGCACGCCCATGGCGACCAG TACAAGGCCACGGACTTTGTGGTCGACCGGGCCGGCACGTTCAAGATCGTCTTCTCCCCGAAGGATGGCAGTGGCGCTAAGGAGTGGGAAGTGTTCAATTTCCCTGCCGGCGGCGTGGGGATGGGCATGTACAACACGGATGAG TCCATCTCGGGTTTTGCGCACAGCTGCTTCCAGTACGCCATCCAGAAGAAGTGGCCGCTGTACATGAGCACCAAGAACACCATCCTGAAGGCCTACGACGGGCGCTTCAAGGACATCTTCCAGGAAATCTTTGACAA GCACTATAAGACCGACTTCGACAAGCATAAGATCTGGTACGAGCACCGGCTCATTGATGACATGGTGGCTCAGGTCCTCAAGTCTTCAGGCGGCTTCGTGTGGGCCTGCAAGAACTATGATGGAGACGTGCAGTCGGACATCCTGGCCCAGG GCTTTGGCTCCCTCGGCCTGATGACGTCTGTGCTGGTCTGCCCAGATGGGAAGACCATCGAGGCTGAGGCCGCTCATGGGACGGTCACCCGCCATTATAGGGAGCACCAGAAG ggccgGCCTACCAGCACCAACCCCATCGCCAGCATCTTTGCCTGGACGCGTGGCCTGGAGCACCGGGGGAAGCTGGATGGGAACCAGGACCTCATCAG GTTTGCACAGACCCTGGAGAAGGTGTGTGTCCAGACGGTGGAGAGCGGAGCCATGACCAAGGACCTGGCGGGCTGCATCCATGGCCTCAGCAA CGTGAAGCTGAACGAGCACTTCCTGAACACCTCGGACTTCCTGGACACCATCAAGAACAACCTGGACAAGGCCCTGGGCCAGTAG
- the ZNF710 gene encoding zinc finger protein 710 isoform X2 produces MEGFMDSGTQTDAVVVLSLAQAAVLGLVSENELFGATISAEAFYPDLGPELSGTAIGEPGPPGPDIYQLACNGRALEEPAEEEVLEVEAAFEKHTRRKTRPPVRLVPKVKFEKVEEEEEQEVYEVSVPGDDKDAGPGEAPAEAASGGCEPLVQSSAVKMIDLSAFSRKPRTLRHLPRAPRPELDAAPFDPHFPDPARDGFSEAGMALPGPEALPAECGFEPPHLAPLSDPEAPTMESPEPVKPEQGFVWQEAGEFEADSAGATAERHKKAQLDRLDINVQIDDSYLVEAGDRQKRWQCRMCEKSYTSKYNLVTHILGHNGIKPHSCPHCSKLFKQPSHLQTHLLTHQGTRPHKCQVCQKAFTQTSHLKRHMLLHSEVKPYSCHFCGRGFAYPSELKAHEVKHESGRCHVCVECGLDFSTLTQLKRHLASHQGPTLYQCLECDKSFHYRSQLQNHMLKHQNVRPFVCTECGMEFSQIHHLKQHSLTHKGVKEFKCEVCGREFTLQANMKRHMLIHTSVRPYQCHICFKTFVQKQTLKTHMIVHSPVKPFKCKVCGKSFNRMYNLLGHMHLHAGSKPFKCPYCSSKFNLKGNLSRHMKVKHGVMDIGLDSQDPMMELTGTDPSELDSQQETEDFENAYTYAGVHSSTEASVLTEQAMKEMAYYNVL; encoded by the exons ATGGAGGGCTTCATGGACTCAGGGACACAGACGGATGCCGTGGTGGTGCTGTCCTTGGCTCAGGCCGCCGTGCTGGGCCTGGTCTCGGAAAATGAGCTCTTTGGAGCCACCATAAGCGCCGAAGCCTTCTACCCGGACCTGGGGCCTGAGCTGTCCGGGACGGCCATCGGGGAGCCCGGGCCCCCGGGCCCCGACATCTACCAGCTGGCCTGCAACGGGCGGGCCCTGGAGGAGCCGGCGGAAGAGGAGGTGCTGGAGGTGGAGGCGGCCTTCGAGAAGCACACCCGGCGGAAGACGCGGCCGCCCGTGCGGCTGGTGCCCAAGGTCAAGTtcgagaaggtggaggaggaggaggagcaggaggtcTACGAGGTGTCTGTGCCTGGTGACGACAAGGACGCAGGCCCAGGGGAGGCCCCCGCCGAGGCGGCCAGTGGCGGCTGCGAGCCCCTGGTGCAGAGCAGCGCCGTCAAGATGATCGACCTCAGCGCCTTCAGCCGCAAGCCCCGGACGCTGCGGCACCTGCCCCGAGCCCCGAGGCCGGAGCTGGACGCGGCCCCCTTCGACCCCCACTTCCCAGACCCGGCCCGGGACGGCTTCTCCGAAGCCGGCATGGCGCTGCCGGGGCCGGAGGCCCTGCCCGCGGAGTGTGGCTTCGAGCCGCCCCACCTGGCCCCCCTGAGCGACCCCGAGGCCCCCACCATGGAATCCCCGGAGCCCGTGAAGCCGGAGCAGGGCTTCGTGTGGCAGGAGGCGGGCGAGTTCGAGGCCGACTCGGCGGGCGCGACGGCGGAGCGCCACAAGAAGGCCCAGCTGGACCGGCTGGACATCAACGTGCAGATCGACGACTCCTACCTGGTGGAGGCGGGTGACCGCCAGAAGCGCTGGCAGTGCCGCATGTGCGAGAAGTCCTACACGTCCAAGTACAACCTGGTGACGCACATCCTGGGTCACAACGGCATCAAGCCGCACTCGTGCCCGCACTGCAGCAAGCTCTTCAAGCAGCCCAGCCACCTGCAGACGCACCTGCTGACGCACCAGGGCACCCGGCCCCACAAGTGCCAGGTGTGCCAGAAGGCCTTCACGCAGACCAGCCACCTCAAGCGCCACATGCTGCTGCACTCCGAGGTCAAGCCGTACAGCTGCCACTTCTGCGGCCGCGGCTTCGCCTACCCCAGCGAGCTCAAGGCCCACGAAGTGAAGCACGAGAGCGGCCGCTGCCACGTCTGCGTCGAGTGCGGCCTGGACTTCTCCACCCTGACCCAGCTCAAGCGCCACCTGGCCTCCCACCAGGGCCCCACCCTCTACCAGTGCCTCGAGTGCGACAAGTCCTTCCACTACCGCAGCCAGCTGCAGAACCACATGCTCAAGCACCAGAACGTGCGGCCCTTCGTGTGCACGGAGTGCGGCATGGAGTTCAGCCAGATCCACCACCTCAAGCAGCACTCCCTCACCCACAAG ggCGTGAAGGAGTTCAAGTGCGAGGTGTGCGGCCGGGAGTTCACCCTGCAGGCAAACATGAAGCGACACATGCTGATCCATACCAGCGTCCGGCCCTACCAGTGCCACATCTGCTTCAAGACCTTCGTGCAGAAGCAGACCCTCAAGACGCACATGATTGTACACTCGCCTGTGAAGCCATTCAAATGCAAG GTGTGTGGGAAGTCCTTCAACCGCATGTACAACCTGCTGGGCCACATGCACCTGCACGCGGGCAGCAAGCCCTTCAAGTGCCCCTACTGCTCCAGCAAGTTTAACCTCAAGGGCAACCTGAGCCGGCACATGAAGGTCAAGCATGGTGTCATGGACATCGGCCTGGACAGCCAAG ACCCCATGATGGAGCTGACGGGCACGGACCCCTCGGAGCTTGACAGCCAGCAGGAGACGGAAGACTTCGAGAACGCCTATACGTACGCTGGCGTGCACAGCAGCACCGAGGCCAGCGTCCTCACCGAGCAGGCCATGAAGGAGATGGCCTACTACAACGTGCTATAG
- the IDH2 gene encoding isocitrate dehydrogenase [NADP], mitochondrial isoform X1 produces MAGYLRVVRSLCRASGSGPAWAPAAPTGPNLQEQPRRHYADKRIKVAKPVVEMDGDEMTRIIWQFIKEKLILPHVDVQLKYFDLGLPNRDQTNDQVTIDSALATQKYSVAVKCATITPDEARVEEFKLKKMWKSPNGTIRNILGGTVFREPIICKNIPRLVPGWTKPITIGRHAHGDQYKATDFVVDRAGTFKIVFSPKDGSGAKEWEVFNFPAGGVGMGMYNTDESISGFAHSCFQYAIQKKWPLYMSTKNTILKAYDGRFKDIFQEIFDKHYKTDFDKHKIWYEHRLIDDMVAQVLKSSGGFVWACKNYDGDVQSDILAQGFGSLGLMTSVLVCPDGKTIEAEAAHGTVTRHYREHQKGRPTSTNPIASIFAWTRGLEHRGKLDGNQDLIRFAQTLEKVCVQTVESGAMTKDLAGCIHGLSNVKLNEHFLNTSDFLDTIKNNLDKALGQ; encoded by the exons ATGGCTGGGTACCTGCGGGTCGTACGCTCGCTCTGCAGGGCCTCCGGCTCCGGGCCGGCCTGGGCGCCGGCAGCCCCGACAGGCCCCAACTTGCAGGAGCAGCCGCGGCGCCACT ATGCCGACAAGAGGATCAAGGTGGCGAAGCCGGTGGTGGAGATGGACGGCGATGAGATGACCCGGATCATCTGGCAGTTCATCAAGGAGAAG CTCATCCTGCCGCACGTGGATGTCCAGCTCAAGTATTTCGACCTGGGGCTCCCAAACCGTGACCAGACCAACGACCAGGTCACCATAGACTCCGCACTGGCCACCCAGAAGTACAGTGTGGCTGTGAAGTGCGCCACCATCACCCCCGATGAGGCCCGTGTGGAAG AATTCAAGCTGAAGAAGATGTGGAAGAGTCCCAATGGAACCATCCGAAACATCCTTGGGGGGACCGTCTTCCGGGAACCCATCATCTGCAAAAACATCCCACGCCTCGTCCCCGGCTGGACCAAGCCCATCACCATTGGCAGGCACGCCCATGGCGACCAG TACAAGGCCACGGACTTTGTGGTCGACCGGGCCGGCACGTTCAAGATCGTCTTCTCCCCGAAGGATGGCAGTGGCGCTAAGGAGTGGGAAGTGTTCAATTTCCCTGCCGGCGGCGTGGGGATGGGCATGTACAACACGGATGAG TCCATCTCGGGTTTTGCGCACAGCTGCTTCCAGTACGCCATCCAGAAGAAGTGGCCGCTGTACATGAGCACCAAGAACACCATCCTGAAGGCCTACGACGGGCGCTTCAAGGACATCTTCCAGGAAATCTTTGACAA GCACTATAAGACCGACTTCGACAAGCATAAGATCTGGTACGAGCACCGGCTCATTGATGACATGGTGGCTCAGGTCCTCAAGTCTTCAGGCGGCTTCGTGTGGGCCTGCAAGAACTATGATGGAGACGTGCAGTCGGACATCCTGGCCCAGG GCTTTGGCTCCCTCGGCCTGATGACGTCTGTGCTGGTCTGCCCAGATGGGAAGACCATCGAGGCTGAGGCCGCTCATGGGACGGTCACCCGCCATTATAGGGAGCACCAGAAG ggccgGCCTACCAGCACCAACCCCATCGCCAGCATCTTTGCCTGGACGCGTGGCCTGGAGCACCGGGGGAAGCTGGATGGGAACCAGGACCTCATCAG GTTTGCACAGACCCTGGAGAAGGTGTGTGTCCAGACGGTGGAGAGCGGAGCCATGACCAAGGACCTGGCGGGCTGCATCCATGGCCTCAGCAA CGTGAAGCTGAACGAGCACTTCCTGAACACCTCGGACTTCCTGGACACCATCAAGAACAACCTGGACAAGGCCCTGGGCCAGTAG